In the genome of Hymenobacter taeanensis, one region contains:
- a CDS encoding GDP-mannose 4,6-dehydratase: protein MASILVTGCAGFIGSHLAERLLQDGHRVVGLDNFDPFYDRTLKQTNLGQCLTHPRFSFHEVDLRNGLDALVDALPADPIEVVVHLAAKAGVGPSVREPVAYLENNVLGTTHLLEWMRLRDIKKLFFASSSSVYGNTKELPFREEQNLLAACISPYAASKLAGEQLTYTYHHLYKMDVLNARFFTVYGPRQRPDLAIHKFVRLLRAAQPIPVFGDGTTARDYTFVLDTVDGIARGVQYLLDNQGVYETINLGNNRPVTLIELITAVGEAVGHSPQLAFQPMQAGDVDITYADITKAQQLLGYAPKTSLTDGLRQFVEWMDGQDPLA from the coding sequence ATGGCATCCATTCTGGTTACCGGCTGCGCGGGCTTCATTGGCTCGCACCTCGCCGAGCGGCTGCTCCAGGATGGGCACCGCGTTGTAGGCCTCGACAACTTTGATCCGTTCTACGACCGGACCCTCAAACAAACCAACCTAGGCCAGTGCCTCACGCACCCACGCTTTAGCTTTCATGAGGTAGATCTGCGTAACGGCCTCGATGCCCTGGTAGACGCCCTGCCCGCCGACCCCATTGAGGTAGTAGTACACTTGGCGGCGAAGGCCGGAGTCGGACCCTCAGTGCGGGAGCCCGTGGCTTACCTGGAAAACAATGTACTCGGGACAACGCATCTGCTGGAGTGGATGCGGCTGCGAGATATCAAGAAGCTGTTCTTTGCCTCGTCCTCCTCAGTGTACGGTAATACCAAGGAGCTACCCTTCCGGGAAGAGCAAAACCTGCTGGCGGCCTGCATTTCACCCTACGCCGCATCTAAGCTGGCGGGTGAGCAGCTCACGTATACCTACCACCATCTCTATAAGATGGATGTGCTGAATGCCCGCTTCTTTACGGTATATGGCCCCCGCCAACGCCCCGACCTCGCCATCCATAAGTTCGTGCGGTTATTGCGAGCGGCGCAGCCTATTCCCGTATTCGGTGATGGTACTACCGCCCGCGACTACACCTTCGTGCTGGATACCGTGGATGGTATTGCCCGCGGGGTACAGTATCTGCTGGATAACCAGGGCGTATATGAAACCATTAACCTCGGAAACAACCGGCCCGTTACGCTGATAGAACTGATTACGGCCGTGGGAGAAGCGGTAGGCCACTCCCCGCAGCTGGCATTTCAGCCCATGCAGGCCGGCGACGTTGACATCACCTACGCTGATATAACCAAAGCCCAGCAGTTGCTGGGGTATGCCCCTAAAACTTCACTAACAGATGGCCTGCGCCAGTTTGTAGAGTGGATGGATGGGCAGGACCCACTGGCGTAA
- a CDS encoding glycerophosphodiester phosphodiesterase, whose translation MTSRPPVRAVLQPVVLGHAGSGFFTPFLPFNPLPPSSLRSINRALRHKAAGVEVDVRLSQDGVPVLYHDHTLGSMTDGQGCVSQTSAAALQRQQYRGGWPYDWFQREKISTFETLLGQLAQRPVFPYLHLDLHEDDACSANDTTRSRLLARQLVTLLGQYQVPPERVLILTNRPATLAYFRRLHPSVPLGLEFTDEFEQGMAALATTDVQAVVLHKDDVTPERVARLHQTGHQVVVFGGRSGKAITRVVAAHPDAYEVDNVRRLLRELHHEQGVAPQVLTMTKADLK comes from the coding sequence ATGACCTCCCGCCCGCCCGTGCGGGCAGTGCTGCAGCCCGTGGTACTAGGCCATGCGGGCTCAGGCTTTTTCACCCCGTTTCTTCCGTTTAACCCCTTGCCGCCCAGCAGCCTGCGCAGCATCAACCGGGCGCTGCGCCATAAGGCAGCAGGAGTGGAGGTCGATGTTCGGTTGTCTCAGGATGGGGTACCCGTACTCTACCACGACCATACTTTGGGCTCGATGACGGATGGGCAGGGGTGCGTAAGTCAAACCTCAGCGGCCGCACTGCAGCGCCAACAGTACCGCGGGGGGTGGCCCTACGATTGGTTTCAGCGCGAGAAAATCAGCACGTTTGAAACTTTGCTAGGCCAGCTTGCACAGCGGCCGGTTTTTCCCTACCTGCACCTTGATTTGCACGAAGATGATGCCTGTTCAGCCAACGATACTACTCGCAGCCGCCTACTGGCTCGCCAGCTGGTAACCTTGTTAGGCCAGTACCAGGTACCACCAGAGCGAGTCTTGATTTTAACCAACCGGCCCGCTACCCTGGCGTACTTCCGTCGGCTACACCCATCTGTTCCACTGGGGCTCGAATTTACTGATGAGTTTGAGCAGGGAATGGCTGCCTTGGCTACTACCGATGTGCAGGCTGTAGTACTGCATAAAGATGATGTAACACCCGAGCGGGTAGCGCGCCTGCACCAGACCGGCCACCAGGTGGTGGTGTTTGGGGGGCGTTCTGGCAAAGCCATAACCCGGGTGGTAGCGGCCCATCCCGACGCTTACGAGGTAGATAATGTTCGGCGTTTACTACGGGAGCTTCACCATGAGCAAGGCGTCGCCCCTCAGGTTCTCACCATGACTAAGGCAGATCTTAAATAG
- a CDS encoding ArnT family glycosyltransferase — protein MVAGGSWLIPTMNGELRLAKPPVPTWAVAGLQKVVGPTENLALLRLPAALAATLLVLFFWGLVRELTRHQSGDADDPGRTAWLGALVLASSLLVITTGREGQWDIFAVSLMVGALWLMVKGWQHVGHASWAWLAAAGVVGGLSLLSKGPVALYTVFFPFLLIYFVGYPKHRQQVRRRIAGTVLGAGLLLMIGCSWPLYIYQHVAPAAIMVARTEISSWGERHVKPVWFYAPFAAFTGIWALVALSSLVWPYARPRVQRYIPYLLALGWALLALLLLSLVPEKKERYMLPLMPPLALLVAGMLRFWEEAVATKQATRSDQWVLRAWGVILLVVCLAVPVFMLIIHLPGTKGPRLWAALVVFGLLGVYVLRQVVRLPRPTALTGASLTGMAALLVLLLPFYPLWERRRDNAGLRQMRDIRRHVALQRIPWYSLDTLHVKQVWAAGRAVPIWHLPATAISAPTTQGRLSEPVAVFSAAPLIPRLPLVWRRAGYSITQADSFYLGGKKESGYWYVGILARNAQNTH, from the coding sequence ATGGTAGCCGGCGGCTCTTGGTTAATCCCGACTATGAACGGGGAGCTCCGCCTTGCCAAACCGCCGGTACCCACTTGGGCTGTAGCAGGGCTGCAGAAAGTAGTAGGCCCTACAGAAAACCTGGCGCTGCTTCGGCTTCCCGCCGCATTGGCCGCTACCTTACTGGTGCTGTTTTTTTGGGGACTCGTACGTGAATTAACCCGTCACCAGTCTGGTGATGCTGATGATCCAGGTCGGACTGCCTGGCTGGGCGCTTTAGTGCTGGCTAGCAGCTTACTGGTTATTACCACCGGGCGAGAGGGCCAATGGGATATTTTCGCTGTTAGCCTAATGGTAGGGGCCCTTTGGCTTATGGTGAAGGGCTGGCAGCACGTTGGCCATGCTTCATGGGCGTGGCTCGCGGCGGCTGGAGTAGTAGGGGGGCTGTCGTTACTGAGTAAAGGCCCCGTGGCTCTGTACACCGTTTTTTTTCCGTTTCTGTTAATATACTTCGTCGGTTATCCTAAGCATCGGCAACAAGTACGCCGTCGTATTGCGGGCACGGTACTAGGGGCAGGCTTGCTGTTAATGATTGGCTGCAGCTGGCCCTTGTATATTTATCAGCACGTTGCGCCGGCCGCTATAATGGTAGCGCGCACAGAAATATCTTCCTGGGGAGAGCGGCATGTGAAACCCGTGTGGTTTTACGCACCTTTTGCGGCTTTCACAGGGATTTGGGCTCTGGTGGCGTTGTCTTCCCTGGTGTGGCCTTATGCCCGGCCTCGGGTGCAGCGGTATATTCCGTATCTGCTAGCCTTGGGGTGGGCGTTGCTAGCACTACTATTGCTCAGTCTGGTTCCGGAGAAGAAAGAGCGTTATATGCTGCCGTTAATGCCGCCACTAGCCTTACTAGTTGCTGGTATGCTTCGGTTCTGGGAAGAAGCCGTCGCAACAAAACAGGCAACTCGTTCTGACCAATGGGTACTGCGGGCCTGGGGAGTTATTCTGCTGGTGGTATGCCTGGCCGTACCGGTGTTTATGCTGATTATACATCTCCCTGGTACCAAGGGTCCCCGGTTGTGGGCGGCCTTGGTTGTGTTTGGGTTGCTCGGGGTGTATGTACTACGGCAGGTGGTACGCTTACCTCGGCCTACGGCTCTCACAGGAGCCTCCTTAACGGGCATGGCGGCTCTGCTAGTGCTGTTGCTGCCGTTCTATCCTTTATGGGAGCGGCGCCGCGACAATGCTGGCCTGCGTCAGATGCGGGATATCCGGCGGCATGTGGCGTTACAACGTATCCCGTGGTATAGTCTCGATACCTTACACGTTAAACAAGTATGGGCAGCAGGTAGGGCAGTCCCTATTTGGCACTTGCCCGCAACCGCTATCAGTGCACCTACTACTCAGGGGAGGCTATCTGAACCCGTGGCAGTGTTTTCAGCAGCCCCCTTAATCCCTCGTTTGCCCTTAGTTTGGCGCAGGGCAGGCTATAGCATCACCCAAGCTGACAGCTTTTATTTGGGTGGCAAAAAGGAGTCAGGGTATTGGTACGTCGGTATTCTTGCTAGAAATGCACAAAACACGCATTAA
- a CDS encoding tetratricopeptide repeat protein codes for MKKTILTLVAAAALHTASAQNSAVTNAVLFQRQGTLDKARTEIDKAITNEKTSNKAKTWYTRGEIYDAMVSSPIYGKSLPAGEGAKVAFESYQKAIQLDGKDGEFGKKATEKLDGLYGLALNAGVENYNGKNYDEALKSYQMAQQIRPQDTTAYLYAAYAAAAKEDFSAAKDQYTKLQGIGYKSPQMYTALLQMARQEKNDAEASKVLQQALQAYPTNKAFMLEDLNADLSSGRSKEALAKIDKAIAADPKNANLYAVKGSLLDQAKQPAQALEAYKKAVEIEPENFDANFNLGVYNYNKAADLYTRASKMSLAEYQKTGKKYEADGKKYFQDSLPYFEKALQVQPNDRSTISSLQKAYLRVGRTADSERMAAKLEAAK; via the coding sequence ATGAAGAAGACAATTTTGACGCTCGTGGCAGCGGCCGCTCTACACACAGCTTCCGCCCAGAATTCAGCTGTAACGAATGCCGTACTATTTCAGCGCCAGGGTACCCTAGACAAAGCCCGTACTGAAATTGACAAGGCTATAACCAACGAGAAAACCTCTAACAAGGCCAAGACCTGGTATACCCGCGGTGAGATTTACGATGCTATGGTATCCAGCCCCATCTACGGCAAATCATTACCCGCCGGTGAAGGCGCGAAAGTGGCCTTTGAATCGTATCAGAAGGCAATTCAGCTCGATGGTAAGGATGGCGAGTTCGGTAAAAAAGCTACCGAAAAGCTCGATGGCCTGTATGGCCTAGCACTGAACGCTGGGGTAGAAAACTACAACGGCAAGAATTACGATGAAGCGCTAAAGTCGTACCAGATGGCTCAGCAGATTCGCCCCCAGGACACGACGGCATATCTCTACGCAGCCTATGCGGCGGCAGCCAAAGAAGATTTCTCAGCAGCCAAAGACCAGTACACCAAGCTTCAGGGCATTGGGTACAAGTCGCCGCAGATGTATACGGCCTTGCTGCAGATGGCACGCCAGGAAAAAAATGATGCCGAGGCTAGCAAGGTATTGCAGCAAGCGTTGCAGGCGTACCCAACAAATAAAGCCTTTATGCTGGAAGACCTGAATGCTGATCTAAGCTCAGGTCGTAGCAAAGAAGCGCTGGCTAAAATTGACAAAGCCATTGCCGCTGACCCTAAGAATGCGAACCTGTACGCAGTGAAAGGCTCGTTGTTGGATCAGGCTAAGCAGCCAGCGCAAGCACTAGAGGCTTATAAAAAGGCTGTGGAGATTGAGCCTGAGAATTTCGACGCCAATTTCAACCTTGGAGTATATAATTACAATAAGGCTGCTGATTTGTACACCAGAGCAAGCAAGATGAGCTTGGCCGAGTATCAGAAAACGGGTAAGAAATATGAAGCCGATGGCAAGAAGTATTTCCAGGATTCACTGCCGTACTTTGAGAAGGCTCTGCAGGTGCAGCCAAATGACCGCTCAACTATTTCATCCTTGCAGAAAGCGTATCTGCGTGTAGGTCGTACTGCAGATTCAGAGCGCATGGCAGCAAAGCTGGAAGCAGCAAAATAG
- a CDS encoding HD domain-containing protein, protein MMLNAQQLIAQTADFVRDKFLNEGSGHDWAHIRRVWHVARALAQQTPEADPVVTELGALLHDVADWKFHDGDEEAGPRAARLWLESQQADEGIIERVEAIIREISFKGLGVATPMSTVEGELVQDADRLDAIGAIGVARAFAYGGHKGRPLHDPAVPPITHDSFESYKQNTAPTINHFYEKLLHLRGRLNTPAARRVAEERHHFMEQFLEQFLREWDSTDVSTHA, encoded by the coding sequence ATGATGCTCAACGCGCAACAACTCATTGCTCAAACGGCGGACTTCGTCCGTGATAAATTTCTGAATGAAGGCTCCGGCCACGACTGGGCCCACATTCGCCGGGTATGGCACGTGGCCCGGGCGCTGGCTCAGCAAACCCCCGAAGCCGACCCCGTGGTAACTGAGCTAGGAGCCTTACTCCACGACGTGGCCGACTGGAAGTTTCATGATGGCGACGAGGAGGCCGGCCCAAGGGCGGCCCGGTTGTGGCTGGAAAGCCAGCAGGCTGATGAAGGCATCATTGAGCGCGTAGAAGCTATAATCCGTGAGATTAGCTTTAAGGGCCTGGGGGTGGCCACGCCCATGAGCACGGTGGAGGGTGAGCTGGTGCAAGATGCAGACCGCTTGGATGCTATTGGGGCCATAGGAGTAGCCCGGGCGTTTGCTTACGGGGGCCACAAGGGTCGGCCATTACATGACCCGGCCGTGCCACCTATCACGCACGATTCCTTCGAGAGCTATAAGCAAAACACGGCCCCAACCATCAACCACTTCTACGAGAAGCTGCTGCACCTGCGGGGACGGCTGAATACGCCCGCGGCCCGGCGGGTGGCCGAGGAGCGGCACCACTTCATGGAGCAGTTTCTGGAGCAGTTTCTGCGGGAATGGGACAGCACCGACGTCAGCACCCATGCCTAG
- a CDS encoding RNA 2'-phosphotransferase, translating to MDNTHQTRISKFLSLHLRHRPELLGLTLEPGGWVGVKALLAACAHHKFPLTKAQLEAIVSNSDKQRFAFDETGTRIRAQQGHSVPVELGLVPQVPPSELYHGTVASALPAIRQHGLQKMTRHHVHLSPDVETARRVGSRRGRPVLLVIDAAALYAAGTLFYQAGNGVWLTDHVPPQYLRELPF from the coding sequence ATGGATAACACCCATCAAACGCGGATCAGCAAGTTCCTGAGTTTGCATTTGCGCCACCGGCCGGAGTTGCTGGGTTTAACACTGGAGCCCGGAGGCTGGGTAGGGGTGAAGGCACTGCTGGCCGCCTGTGCCCACCATAAATTTCCACTAACCAAGGCGCAACTGGAAGCCATAGTAAGCAACAGCGACAAACAGCGCTTTGCCTTTGATGAAACGGGTACCCGCATTCGGGCGCAGCAAGGGCACAGCGTACCAGTTGAGCTAGGCCTGGTACCCCAGGTGCCACCATCGGAGCTGTACCATGGCACTGTAGCGTCGGCTTTACCGGCAATTAGGCAGCATGGGTTGCAAAAGATGACCCGCCACCATGTGCACTTATCACCCGATGTGGAAACGGCCCGCCGCGTGGGCAGCCGGCGGGGGCGGCCAGTATTATTGGTAATAGATGCAGCAGCTCTGTATGCCGCCGGGACACTATTCTATCAAGCGGGTAATGGCGTTTGGCTCACTGATCATGTGCCACCGCAATACTTACGGGAGTTGCCTTTTTAA
- the parS gene encoding type II RES/Xre toxin-antitoxin system antitoxin, with translation MTVVRKTSVASMVDLMGGPAVIPQLVRNELDLLGVAIKGMSVQAVRALQQRLQFSNKEISAVLGISESTLARREQAQRALTLDEGEKTIQLSGVLAKGLEVFEDQDDFQHWLATSNPALGGIKPKALLSSAIGREQICDILGRIQYGHYS, from the coding sequence ATGACAGTCGTCCGTAAAACTTCCGTAGCCAGCATGGTTGACCTGATGGGTGGGCCGGCCGTAATTCCCCAGCTCGTGCGCAATGAGCTGGACCTGCTAGGCGTGGCCATTAAGGGCATGTCGGTACAGGCGGTACGGGCGCTACAGCAGCGTCTGCAGTTCTCTAATAAGGAAATCAGCGCCGTACTGGGCATTTCAGAAAGTACGCTGGCCCGCCGCGAGCAGGCCCAACGTGCCCTCACGCTTGATGAAGGCGAGAAAACTATTCAGCTTTCCGGGGTGCTGGCCAAGGGCCTGGAGGTGTTTGAAGACCAGGATGACTTTCAGCACTGGCTGGCCACCTCTAACCCAGCCTTGGGCGGCATTAAGCCGAAGGCGCTGTTATCGTCGGCCATTGGGCGTGAGCAGATCTGCGACATTCTGGGTCGTATTCAATACGGGCATTACTCCTAG
- a CDS encoding RES family NAD+ phosphorylase, with protein MLLYRLGKAPYISDTSGQGGLYYGGRWHEIGTLILYTSEHLSLAKLEVLANSPTLPRNYFSLTLEVPDTASVRHVTLEELPSSWQQLPYPLELAQLTRAWIEQGQEWLMRVPSAHAPHEWNYLLNPLHPDHRQLRIVALEPHPFDPRLKP; from the coding sequence ATGCTGCTCTACCGCCTGGGTAAGGCCCCCTACATTTCGGATACCTCCGGACAGGGTGGCCTGTACTACGGAGGTCGCTGGCACGAAATCGGGACGCTGATTCTTTATACATCAGAGCATCTCTCGCTAGCCAAGCTGGAAGTGCTGGCCAACTCCCCCACTTTACCCCGTAATTACTTTTCCCTGACCCTGGAGGTTCCGGATACGGCTTCCGTCCGGCACGTAACCCTGGAGGAACTGCCTAGCAGCTGGCAGCAGCTGCCGTATCCGCTGGAACTGGCGCAGCTCACCCGGGCCTGGATTGAGCAGGGCCAGGAGTGGCTAATGCGGGTACCCTCGGCCCACGCCCCCCATGAGTGGAATTACCTGCTTAATCCCTTGCACCCCGATCATCGGCAGCTACGCATTGTAGCACTGGAGCCTCACCCCTTCGACCCACGGCTGAAGCCCTAA
- a CDS encoding fasciclin domain-containing protein: MKKHLLSLAVVALMGAATATSASAQAKMVAGTVSVGGEAMYPNKNIVENAVNSKDHTTLVAAVKAAGLVETLQGKGPFTVFAPTNAAFNALPAGTVETLVKPENKATLTKILTYHVVAGNMTADKIMAAIKAGKGTASLKTVSGGTLKAMMNGPKNIVLVDEKGGVSTISTYDVTQSNGVIHVIDKVLMP, translated from the coding sequence ATGAAGAAGCACCTGCTTTCCCTCGCAGTAGTAGCCCTGATGGGCGCAGCCACTGCCACTTCGGCCTCGGCTCAGGCCAAAATGGTTGCCGGTACCGTTTCAGTTGGCGGCGAAGCCATGTACCCCAACAAAAACATCGTAGAAAACGCGGTTAACTCCAAAGACCACACCACCCTGGTGGCCGCCGTGAAAGCAGCTGGCCTGGTGGAAACGTTACAAGGCAAAGGCCCTTTCACGGTATTTGCACCTACCAACGCTGCCTTCAATGCCCTGCCCGCTGGCACCGTTGAAACACTGGTAAAGCCCGAAAACAAGGCTACCCTAACCAAAATCCTGACCTATCACGTGGTAGCTGGCAACATGACCGCCGACAAGATCATGGCGGCTATTAAGGCTGGCAAAGGAACTGCTTCACTGAAGACCGTGAGCGGTGGCACCCTGAAGGCCATGATGAACGGCCCCAAGAACATTGTGCTGGTTGACGAAAAAGGTGGTGTTTCAACCATTTCAACGTATGATGTTACGCAGAGCAACGGCGTAATTCACGTAATTGACAAAGTGTTGATGCCCTAA
- a CDS encoding TlpA family protein disulfide reductase — MFQRLFRRRPAWLEPLFYVALGLGLYLSGWHTELLGRAQQGLLSTGLWQPKLPEPAIAPLSTYPSADYSLLLLPLNNPGPAVPFSALRGKVIVLNIWASWCPPCIAEMPSLARLAGRTNPDSVAFVLLSLDQNPEKARRFLARRGITVPAYSPGLPLPAAYQTGGIPATFLISPAGQIIGSHEGMAEYDTPEMLGLLHRWQNQKQ, encoded by the coding sequence ATGTTTCAACGATTGTTTCGTCGGCGGCCTGCTTGGCTAGAGCCACTGTTCTACGTAGCCCTTGGGCTAGGCCTATATTTGTCGGGCTGGCATACTGAACTGCTGGGTCGGGCTCAGCAAGGCCTGCTTAGTACCGGGTTATGGCAACCCAAGCTGCCTGAGCCAGCTATAGCGCCCTTATCAACGTACCCCTCCGCAGACTACAGCCTGCTACTGCTGCCGCTTAATAACCCGGGGCCGGCGGTGCCATTTTCTGCCTTGCGCGGGAAGGTGATAGTGCTCAACATCTGGGCGAGCTGGTGTCCACCCTGCATAGCGGAAATGCCCAGCCTTGCGCGGTTGGCCGGGCGCACTAACCCCGATAGCGTGGCCTTTGTTCTTCTCTCCCTTGATCAAAATCCAGAGAAAGCCCGGCGCTTTCTGGCCCGTCGGGGTATTACGGTGCCGGCGTATTCGCCAGGCTTGCCCTTGCCGGCCGCCTACCAAACTGGGGGGATACCGGCAACCTTCCTGATTTCTCCCGCCGGACAAATCATTGGCTCACACGAAGGCATGGCGGAATACGACACACCTGAAATGCTAGGCCTGTTGCACCGCTGGCAGAATCAGAAACAGTAA
- a CDS encoding flavin reductase family protein, with product MPHFTADDLAGLEKVFRLNLVNSVTGYKPANLVGTVSADGATNLSVISSVVHLGSNPALIGFVMRPASVPRHTYENIKATGFYTINHVHSGIMREAHLTSANFPREVSEFEACGLTPEYRDEFLAPYVQGCRIQMGMELAQEVPIELNGTLLLIGRVKHLYLAEEVLRPDGSLNLPTADTVCVSGLDTYHTAVAQARYGYARPNQPLPELPLR from the coding sequence ATGCCACACTTCACCGCCGACGACCTTGCTGGTCTAGAGAAAGTATTCCGCCTGAACCTGGTTAACTCCGTAACCGGCTACAAGCCCGCCAACCTAGTCGGAACAGTATCGGCTGATGGTGCCACTAACCTGAGCGTTATCAGCTCGGTGGTGCACCTGGGCTCCAACCCCGCCCTGATTGGCTTTGTGATGCGCCCCGCCAGCGTACCGCGCCACACGTATGAGAATATCAAGGCTACGGGTTTCTACACCATCAACCACGTTCATAGTGGCATTATGCGGGAGGCGCACCTCACCTCCGCTAACTTTCCGCGAGAGGTGTCAGAGTTTGAGGCGTGCGGGCTTACCCCCGAGTACCGCGACGAGTTTTTGGCACCGTACGTACAGGGGTGCCGCATTCAGATGGGTATGGAGCTGGCGCAGGAAGTACCTATTGAATTAAACGGCACCCTTCTACTCATTGGGCGGGTTAAGCACCTCTACCTCGCCGAGGAGGTGCTACGGCCAGATGGCTCCCTGAACTTACCCACCGCTGATACAGTATGCGTTTCCGGGCTCGATACGTACCACACGGCCGTTGCCCAAGCACGCTATGGCTACGCCAGGCCTAACCAGCCCCTGCCTGAGTTACCCCTGCGCTAA
- a CDS encoding DUF4259 domain-containing protein, protein MGTFGYQNFDNDDAADFLADFADDPSELLLLETLITAAEEEGYIEADVAAQALAAAEIVAAWQGQPAADFPEDLQEVAYELDVSDEDELTELARRAVATVLQRSELLELWQESKEFPQWQQAQQDLLKRLE, encoded by the coding sequence ATGGGTACTTTCGGCTACCAGAATTTCGACAACGACGATGCAGCCGACTTTTTAGCCGACTTCGCCGATGACCCCAGCGAATTACTGCTGCTGGAAACTTTAATAACCGCGGCGGAAGAGGAAGGCTACATTGAAGCAGACGTAGCCGCTCAGGCCCTGGCGGCCGCCGAAATTGTAGCGGCCTGGCAGGGCCAGCCTGCCGCCGACTTTCCGGAGGACCTTCAGGAGGTGGCCTACGAGCTGGATGTTAGTGATGAAGATGAGCTTACGGAGCTGGCGCGCCGCGCCGTGGCAACCGTACTGCAGCGCTCGGAGCTGCTAGAGCTGTGGCAGGAGTCCAAGGAATTTCCGCAGTGGCAGCAGGCGCAGCAAGATCTGCTCAAGCGCCTGGAATAG
- a CDS encoding Maf family nucleotide pyrophosphatase codes for MPSSAPDSLHHRPRLVLASNSPRRRQLLTELGVDYEVRLREVDESFPPHLVRAEVAEYLAAHKASAYASELAPDELLLTADTIVCLDNDVLNKPADAAEAIQMLQRLQGRAHEVYTGVCLLAGDGRRVVFSDQTRVHFRPLSLPEIEHYVTHYKPLDKAGAYGAQDWIGMVAVTQLEGSYFNVMGLPVHRVWEELEKFGAVGL; via the coding sequence ATGCCGTCTTCCGCCCCTGACTCACTTCATCATCGGCCCCGTCTGGTGCTGGCCTCGAACTCGCCCCGCCGGCGGCAGCTGCTCACGGAGCTGGGAGTGGACTATGAGGTGCGCCTGCGGGAAGTGGATGAATCTTTTCCGCCGCACCTGGTGCGGGCGGAAGTAGCCGAATATCTGGCCGCGCACAAGGCCTCTGCTTACGCCTCAGAGCTGGCCCCCGATGAACTCCTGCTGACGGCCGATACCATTGTGTGCCTGGACAACGATGTGCTCAACAAGCCCGCCGATGCCGCGGAAGCCATTCAGATGTTACAGCGTTTGCAGGGCCGCGCCCACGAGGTGTACACGGGTGTGTGCTTGCTGGCGGGTGATGGGCGCCGCGTGGTGTTCTCAGACCAGACTCGCGTGCACTTCCGACCACTCTCCCTGCCCGAAATCGAGCATTACGTAACTCACTACAAGCCCCTGGACAAAGCCGGCGCCTACGGGGCCCAAGATTGGATTGGTATGGTGGCCGTTACGCAACTGGAAGGCTCCTACTTCAACGTGATGGGGCTGCCCGTACACCGCGTGTGGGAAGAGTTAGAGAAATTTGGCGCGGTAGGCCTGTAG